A single window of Psychromonas ingrahamii 37 DNA harbors:
- a CDS encoding gas vesicle protein K, which produces MPFEHFKSNNQADVNSDTKPAASVGGLNLESDDLKNGLGRLVLTLVKLLHELLERQALRRMDAGSLQDDEIERLGLAFMKQAEEIDRLRKEFGLEVEDLNLDLGPLGRLL; this is translated from the coding sequence ATGCCTTTTGAACACTTTAAATCGAACAATCAAGCAGATGTGAATTCGGACACAAAGCCGGCGGCTAGTGTCGGTGGACTAAATCTGGAGTCTGATGATCTGAAGAACGGTTTGGGGAGATTAGTTTTAACGCTGGTCAAACTGCTGCATGAGTTGCTAGAGCGCCAAGCTCTAAGACGTATGGATGCAGGCTCATTGCAAGATGACGAAATAGAACGTTTGGGATTAGCCTTTATGAAGCAGGCTGAAGAGATTGATAGGCTACGAAAGGAATTTGGCCTTGAAGTTGAAGATCTTAATTTAGATTTGGGCCCATTGGGCCGTTTACTGTAA
- a CDS encoding gas vesicle protein GvpG, with protein sequence MFILDDILLAPYSGIKWLFKEIQRQAQEELDGEADRITTDLTNLYRQFESNEITEQEFEERETVLLDRLDELQEESNLLDEEYDEEYEDDDEEYEDDDEEYEDDDEEYEDDDEEYEDDDKNDKDKNDDHDNDDDDENKDENDKYNDEER encoded by the coding sequence ATGTTTATTCTGGATGACATTCTGCTAGCACCCTACTCGGGCATTAAATGGTTGTTCAAAGAGATCCAGCGTCAGGCTCAGGAAGAACTGGATGGTGAAGCAGATCGAATCACCACTGATTTAACCAATTTATATCGACAATTTGAGAGCAACGAAATAACTGAGCAAGAGTTTGAAGAGCGGGAAACTGTTTTGCTTGATAGGTTGGATGAATTGCAGGAAGAGAGTAATTTACTTGACGAAGAATACGATGAAGAATACGAAGACGACGATGAAGAATACGAAGACGACGATGAAGAATATGAAGACGACGATGAAGAATACGAAGACGACGATGAAGAATACGAAGACGATGATAAAAACGATAAAGATAAAAATGATGATCATGACAATGATGATGATGATGAAAATAAAGATGAAAATGACAAATATAATGACGAAGAAAGATAG
- a CDS encoding gas vesicle protein → MANVSINPELTAQECEKISLCDALDRIINKGVVIHGEITISVANVDLISLGVRLILSNVETREQSNTPKEEV, encoded by the coding sequence ATGGCGAACGTGAGTATTAATCCGGAACTGACTGCACAGGAATGCGAGAAAATATCCCTTTGTGATGCCCTTGATCGTATTATTAATAAAGGTGTAGTGATCCACGGTGAAATAACGATTTCGGTTGCCAATGTCGATCTTATTTCCCTTGGTGTGCGACTAATACTGAGTAACGTTGAGACTAGAGAGCAATCTAATACTCCTAAAGAGGAGGTTTAA
- a CDS encoding GvpL/GvpF family gas vesicle protein, producing the protein MAENKKKVRKSSSKVIAKPKVIYAITAGGLQDLGNLVGINKSDIYTIEKESISFVVSDLSPSSPRPRPDRRNIMAHNEILKQLMSKTSVLPVRFGTVATGERAVNRFCSQYNAQLLEQLDRVQDRVEMGIKVTWNVPNIYDYFVDNHSELREERDRVYDGNKNPRRDDRINLGHMYDALVTEARLSHQTDLEEIILPGCDEIHSIPPKDEKVVVNLACLVQRADLEVFEERVVEAGKTLDNTYDIELNGPWAPHNFVELDLKTMTGRR; encoded by the coding sequence ATGGCCGAAAATAAAAAAAAAGTGCGCAAATCAAGTAGCAAGGTTATAGCTAAGCCAAAGGTTATTTATGCTATCACTGCTGGGGGTCTGCAGGATTTAGGAAATTTAGTTGGTATCAATAAAAGCGATATATATACCATTGAAAAAGAATCCATAAGTTTTGTGGTCAGTGACCTAAGTCCATCTTCGCCGCGCCCCAGACCTGATCGACGTAATATTATGGCGCATAATGAAATTCTCAAACAGCTAATGAGTAAGACGAGCGTGCTGCCCGTTCGCTTCGGTACAGTCGCGACAGGTGAACGGGCTGTTAACCGTTTTTGCTCTCAATATAACGCCCAGTTACTTGAACAACTGGATCGCGTTCAAGATAGAGTAGAGATGGGGATTAAAGTGACTTGGAATGTGCCTAATATTTATGATTATTTTGTCGATAATCATTCTGAATTACGCGAAGAACGAGATCGGGTTTATGACGGTAACAAAAATCCTAGAAGAGACGATCGTATCAACCTTGGGCACATGTATGACGCTTTAGTAACAGAGGCTCGATTATCCCATCAAACTGATCTTGAAGAGATTATTTTACCTGGTTGCGATGAGATTCATAGCATTCCACCGAAAGATGAGAAAGTGGTGGTTAATCTTGCATGCCTAGTTCAACGCGCTGATCTTGAAGTATTTGAGGAACGTGTTGTTGAAGCAGGGAAGACGCTCGATAATACCTATGACATTGAACTAAATGGTCCTTGGGCGCCACATAATTTCGTCGAACTTGATCTAAAGACCATGACAGGCAGGCGGTGA
- a CDS encoding TerD family protein: MAVSLQKGGNVSLDKVAPGMTKCLLGLGWDSRSTDGTDFDLDASGFMVNAEGKVLSDKGFIFYGNLVSECSSVEHTGDNLTGEGEGDDEAIKINLSKVPADVVRIVIGVTIHEAESRKQNFGQVSNAFIRVVNEENNEEVARYDLTEDYSTETALLFGEMYRHNGAWKFKAVGQGFAGGLKAMAQQFNVNV; the protein is encoded by the coding sequence ATGGCTGTTTCTCTACAAAAAGGCGGAAATGTTTCACTAGATAAAGTTGCGCCAGGTATGACTAAATGTCTACTCGGTTTAGGTTGGGATTCAAGAAGTACTGATGGAACTGATTTTGACTTAGATGCATCTGGCTTTATGGTTAATGCAGAAGGTAAAGTACTTTCAGATAAAGGTTTTATTTTTTACGGTAACTTAGTTTCTGAGTGTAGTTCTGTTGAACATACTGGTGATAACTTAACCGGCGAAGGCGAGGGTGATGACGAAGCGATTAAAATTAATTTAAGCAAAGTCCCTGCTGATGTTGTGAGAATTGTTATTGGTGTAACGATTCACGAAGCTGAATCACGTAAACAAAATTTTGGTCAAGTTTCTAATGCTTTCATTCGAGTTGTTAATGAAGAGAACAACGAGGAAGTTGCCCGTTACGATTTAACGGAAGACTATTCTACTGAAACGGCACTGCTTTTCGGTGAAATGTATCGCCACAATGGTGCATGGAAATTTAAAGCTGTGGGTCAAGGTTTTGCCGGCGGCTTAAAAGCAATGGCGCAACAATTTAATGTTAATGTTTAA
- a CDS encoding gas vesicle protein, producing the protein MATGKPQSMTHSVKSTTVADLLERILDKGIVVTGDIKIKLVDVELLTVELRLVICSVDKAVEMGMDWWNNNPAFAPQAPAQEGELSSIEKRLEKIEKALVK; encoded by the coding sequence ATGGCAACAGGAAAACCGCAGTCGATGACTCATTCGGTGAAAAGTACCACCGTAGCGGATCTATTAGAACGTATTCTGGACAAGGGAATAGTGGTAACTGGTGATATTAAAATCAAACTGGTTGATGTAGAACTCCTTACTGTGGAGTTGCGTCTAGTGATCTGCTCGGTGGATAAAGCGGTAGAGATGGGAATGGACTGGTGGAACAACAATCCTGCTTTCGCTCCTCAAGCTCCTGCGCAAGAAGGTGAGTTATCCAGCATTGAAAAACGGTTAGAAAAAATAGAGAAAGCATTAGTTAAATGA